The following are from one region of the Salinirussus salinus genome:
- a CDS encoding DUF5817 domain-containing protein, producing the protein MYAVVGCGECSALWIVEGDPERTECPRCGTSRKHEYRREFLTTEDEDHAREVRASMLASRQGESEAFAEVGSFAELDDDLENAGVDDETYLEGVGVDTGEVEAAADRAAGGGGSRSREETVRAALRELEAPSEAEVASYAAEHGVSREYAERALEKLVRAGEVTEAGGGYRLL; encoded by the coding sequence ATGTACGCGGTGGTCGGTTGCGGGGAGTGTTCGGCGCTGTGGATCGTGGAGGGCGACCCCGAGCGCACCGAGTGTCCGCGCTGCGGGACCTCCCGCAAACACGAGTACCGCCGGGAGTTCCTGACCACCGAGGACGAGGACCACGCTCGCGAGGTCCGGGCGTCGATGCTCGCCAGCCGGCAGGGCGAGAGCGAGGCCTTCGCCGAGGTGGGCTCCTTCGCGGAACTCGACGACGACCTCGAGAACGCGGGCGTCGACGACGAGACCTACCTGGAGGGCGTGGGCGTCGACACCGGCGAGGTGGAGGCGGCAGCCGACCGCGCGGCCGGCGGCGGGGGCTCCCGGAGCCGCGAGGAGACCGTCCGGGCCGCGCTCCGGGAACTCGAGGCGCCGAGCGAGGCCGAGGTCGCTTCCTACGCGGCCGAGCACGGCGTCTCCCGCGAGTACGCCGAGCGTGCCTTAGAGAAGCTCGTCCGGGCCGGCGAGGTGACCGAGGCCGGTGGGGGGTATCGGCTGCTATGA
- a CDS encoding mechanosensitive ion channel family protein: MSGVAAVSGADPVLPLGLTGLPVDLSTLAGALAVLAGAYVGARIVATALSVAAEYSGSRRIGIKVFIPVAKFAIYGTAVYLVLGPLFRLSATQLLAVSGLLAAALGFGLRDLAAGVIGGLVVIVEKPYRVGDKVRIGDHYGEVTDISLRATRLVTDDDTAVVVPNATFFTENVANVNSGDPEMMVVTELAVAPEADIERAVDIVEDALVTSKYVYVDDDHPVAVRVEDEVYHRTVRGKAYVADLRDELAFSSDVTRRALAAFEEAGVETPEVPDRVPATE, translated from the coding sequence GTGAGCGGAGTCGCCGCGGTTTCGGGGGCTGACCCGGTGTTACCTCTCGGCCTCACCGGCCTCCCGGTTGACCTTTCGACGCTGGCCGGCGCGCTCGCGGTGCTCGCGGGCGCGTACGTCGGGGCCCGCATCGTGGCCACGGCCCTGTCGGTCGCTGCGGAGTACAGCGGGAGCCGCCGCATCGGGATCAAGGTCTTCATCCCGGTCGCGAAGTTCGCCATCTACGGGACCGCGGTCTACCTCGTTCTGGGGCCGCTGTTCCGGCTCTCGGCGACCCAGTTGCTCGCCGTCTCCGGACTGCTCGCGGCGGCGCTGGGGTTCGGGCTGCGGGACCTTGCGGCCGGCGTCATCGGCGGGCTCGTCGTCATCGTCGAGAAGCCCTACCGGGTGGGCGACAAGGTGCGCATCGGCGACCACTACGGCGAGGTGACCGACATCAGCCTCCGCGCGACCCGGCTCGTGACCGACGACGACACCGCGGTCGTCGTCCCGAACGCGACCTTCTTCACCGAGAACGTCGCCAACGTCAACAGCGGCGACCCGGAGATGATGGTCGTCACCGAACTCGCGGTCGCGCCCGAGGCCGACATCGAGCGCGCGGTCGACATCGTGGAGGACGCCCTCGTGACGTCGAAGTACGTCTACGTCGACGACGACCACCCCGTCGCTGTCCGCGTGGAAGACGAGGTCTACCACCGGACGGTCAGAGGGAAAGCCTACGTCGCGGACCTGCGCGACGAACTCGCCTTCAGTTCGGACGTGACTCGCCGCGCGCTGGCGGCCTTCGAGGAGGCAGGGGTCGAGACGCCCGAGGTCCCCGACCGGGTGCCCGCCACGGAGTGA
- a CDS encoding glycerate kinase type-2 family protein: protein MFERRDRLARSPRHDLALQCIASGVEAAHPERVVRERVAVDGDTLRVARGTGAAGAHEVDLSAVDRLLVVGGGNAAGTAARALEGVLGERLDDGVVVTDDPAPCDRVRVRAGDHPVPTARNVEGTREVLELTRSAGPDDLVLAVVAGGGSALLAAPVDGISLADLRATTEGLLASGAAIGEVNAVRKHLSAVKGGGLARAAAPAPVVGLVFSDVVGNDLGTVASGPTAPDPTTYADALGVLDRYDVAVTEAVREHLDAGKRGERPETPADPAALGDVTNRVLADNLTALKAAADVAAERGYTPLVLSTQTRGEAREAAKTHVAVAEECAASGNPVEPPAVLLAGGEVTVAGAGEGNSGRGGPNAEFGVSAALELAGRDPATGIVAASVDTDGVDGRSEAAGALVDRDTAENPTAAREALGTHATAPYLADRDAAVVTGPTGTNVNDLRVFVVGEHRPGDTNH from the coding sequence GTGTTCGAGCGCCGCGACCGCCTGGCCCGCTCGCCGCGCCACGACCTCGCGCTTCAGTGCATCGCGTCGGGGGTCGAGGCCGCCCACCCCGAGCGCGTCGTCCGTGAACGGGTCGCGGTCGACGGCGACACGCTCCGGGTCGCGCGGGGGACGGGCGCCGCCGGGGCCCACGAGGTCGACCTCTCGGCGGTCGACCGCCTCCTTGTCGTCGGTGGGGGGAACGCTGCTGGGACCGCTGCCCGGGCACTCGAAGGGGTGCTCGGCGAGCGTCTTGACGACGGCGTCGTCGTCACTGACGACCCTGCGCCCTGCGACCGCGTCCGGGTCCGCGCAGGCGACCACCCCGTCCCCACGGCGCGCAACGTCGAGGGAACCCGAGAGGTGCTTGAGCTGACCCGGTCGGCCGGCCCGGACGACCTCGTGCTCGCGGTCGTCGCCGGCGGGGGGAGCGCCCTGCTTGCCGCACCGGTCGACGGCATCTCGCTCGCGGACCTGCGGGCGACGACCGAGGGACTGCTGGCAAGCGGCGCGGCCATCGGCGAGGTCAACGCCGTCCGCAAGCACCTCTCGGCGGTCAAGGGCGGCGGGCTGGCCCGGGCGGCCGCGCCCGCGCCCGTCGTCGGGCTCGTGTTCAGCGACGTGGTCGGCAACGACCTCGGGACGGTCGCCAGCGGGCCGACGGCCCCGGACCCGACGACCTACGCCGACGCGCTCGGGGTGCTGGACCGGTACGACGTGGCCGTCACGGAAGCAGTCCGCGAGCACCTCGACGCCGGGAAACGCGGGGAGCGCCCGGAGACGCCGGCCGACCCGGCGGCACTCGGCGACGTCACCAACCGGGTGCTCGCGGACAACCTGACAGCCCTGAAGGCCGCAGCCGACGTCGCTGCGGAGCGGGGGTACACGCCGCTCGTGCTCTCGACGCAGACCCGGGGGGAGGCCCGCGAGGCCGCCAAGACGCACGTCGCGGTCGCTGAGGAGTGCGCCGCGAGCGGCAACCCTGTCGAGCCGCCGGCGGTACTGCTGGCCGGCGGCGAGGTGACCGTCGCCGGCGCCGGTGAAGGGAATTCGGGGCGGGGCGGACCGAACGCGGAGTTCGGGGTGAGCGCGGCGCTGGAGCTGGCCGGTCGCGACCCCGCAACCGGCATCGTGGCCGCGAGCGTCGACACCGACGGCGTCGACGGCCGTTCGGAGGCAGCGGGCGCACTCGTCGACCGCGACACGGCCGAGAACCCGACGGCCGCGCGCGAGGCGCTCGGGACCCACGCGACGGCGCCATACCTCGCCGACCGGGACGCAGCGGTCGTCACGGGGCCGACGGGGACGAACGTCAACGACCTCCGGGTGTTCGTGGTCGGGGAGCACAGACCGGGCGACACCAACCATTAG
- a CDS encoding cupin domain-containing protein → METMAPADGETVEAVEGVHLTQLAADERMSVQHFHIESGATVPEHSHHHEQAGFVAGGALTFSVDGETHVVGTGESFVIPGDEPHAAENRGDVPVRGVDVFSPPRTDPDWGE, encoded by the coding sequence ATGGAAACGATGGCACCCGCGGACGGCGAGACGGTCGAGGCGGTCGAGGGCGTCCACCTCACACAGCTGGCCGCCGACGAGCGGATGAGCGTCCAGCACTTCCACATCGAATCCGGGGCGACGGTTCCGGAGCACAGCCACCACCACGAGCAGGCCGGGTTCGTCGCCGGCGGCGCGCTCACCTTCTCCGTCGACGGCGAGACCCACGTCGTCGGCACCGGCGAGTCCTTCGTCATCCCCGGCGACGAACCCCACGCCGCGGAGAACCGCGGGGACGTCCCGGTGAGAGGCGTCGACGTCTTCAGCCCGCCGCGGACGGACCCCGACTGGGGCGAGTGA
- a CDS encoding long-chain-fatty-acid--CoA ligase, whose translation MLPTVPETLTRSAEKYPDDEALVYPEADVRLEYAELDARATRFANALRELGVSKGDTVSVMSHNSVPMVVSIYGIPRAGGVFSPVNYRLAPDEAAYIFDDSGAEVVCFDESVRGTVENVRENLTADRFVYFDDGSNPVPEYAVGFHELLEDAVETPPAASNDPGDIWAIMYTSGTTGRPKGVLHTHENATYHNMAMMGGMSRNRVGIIMMPLYHNAALNCSLLPGVNVGGKSVVLSGFDPELALELVDEERVTSMSLPSRTWQQVLDSKEETDFAGESLESIGYGTSDMPRPLLEDLVDTFGEVVSTAYGMTEMGPVAVAIEPEDVVEKLGSVGVPLPNHDARIVEPTSTEDPDDLVTPADTVPPGEEGEIILTGPCMMEGYLNRPEKTADAIREGWFFTGDLGYEDEDGFIYLVDRVDDMIISGGENIYPTEVEAVLYESDLVADAGVVGTDDDQWGEAVTAYVVPSEGADREGLEEKLDRYCLDSEQLAEFKRPRRYVFVDELPKNPSGKIQRYKLRDRAES comes from the coding sequence ATGCTACCGACTGTCCCGGAGACGCTGACCCGGTCCGCGGAGAAATACCCCGACGACGAGGCGCTCGTGTATCCGGAGGCGGACGTCCGGCTGGAGTACGCGGAACTGGACGCGAGGGCGACGAGGTTCGCGAACGCGCTCCGGGAACTGGGGGTCTCGAAGGGCGATACCGTCTCGGTCATGTCTCATAACTCCGTCCCGATGGTCGTCTCGATTTACGGCATTCCGCGTGCAGGAGGGGTGTTCAGCCCGGTCAACTACCGGTTGGCCCCGGACGAGGCCGCGTATATTTTCGACGACTCGGGGGCCGAAGTCGTCTGTTTCGACGAAAGCGTCCGGGGGACAGTCGAGAACGTCCGCGAGAACCTGACCGCGGACCGGTTCGTGTACTTCGACGACGGTTCGAATCCGGTCCCGGAGTACGCGGTCGGGTTCCACGAGCTGCTCGAGGACGCCGTCGAAACACCCCCGGCCGCGTCGAACGATCCCGGGGATATCTGGGCGATCATGTACACGAGCGGAACGACGGGCCGGCCGAAGGGCGTCCTCCACACCCACGAGAACGCGACCTATCACAACATGGCGATGATGGGTGGGATGTCGCGGAACCGCGTCGGGATCATCATGATGCCCCTCTACCACAACGCGGCGCTCAATTGCAGCCTGCTTCCGGGCGTCAACGTCGGCGGGAAATCGGTGGTCCTCAGCGGCTTCGACCCGGAACTGGCGCTCGAACTCGTCGACGAGGAACGAGTCACGTCGATGAGCCTCCCCTCGCGGACGTGGCAGCAGGTGCTCGACAGCAAGGAGGAGACGGACTTCGCGGGCGAGAGCCTCGAGAGCATCGGGTACGGGACCTCGGATATGCCGCGGCCGCTGCTGGAGGACCTGGTCGACACGTTCGGCGAGGTCGTGAGCACGGCCTACGGGATGACGGAGATGGGGCCGGTCGCGGTGGCGATCGAGCCGGAGGACGTCGTCGAGAAACTCGGGAGCGTCGGCGTGCCGCTCCCGAACCACGACGCCAGGATCGTCGAACCGACGTCCACCGAGGACCCGGACGACCTGGTCACGCCCGCGGACACCGTCCCGCCCGGCGAGGAGGGGGAGATCATCCTCACCGGGCCGTGCATGATGGAGGGCTACCTCAATCGTCCCGAGAAGACTGCCGACGCGATCCGCGAGGGCTGGTTCTTCACGGGCGACCTCGGATACGAAGACGAGGACGGGTTCATCTACCTCGTCGACCGGGTCGACGACATGATCATCAGCGGCGGCGAGAACATCTACCCCACCGAGGTCGAGGCGGTGCTGTACGAGAGCGACCTCGTGGCAGATGCCGGCGTCGTGGGCACCGACGACGACCAGTGGGGCGAGGCGGTGACGGCCTACGTCGTTCCGAGCGAGGGGGCCGACCGTGAGGGGCTGGAGGAGAAACTCGACCGGTACTGCCTCGACTCAGAGCAACTCGCCGAGTTCAAACGCCCGCGGCGGTACGTGTTCGTCGACGAGCTCCCGAAGAACCCGAGCGGCAAGATCCAGCGGTACAAGCTCCGCGACCGGGCGGAGTCCTGA
- a CDS encoding cupin domain-containing protein — MSSQATPPAKYDVKLGQLGAKLAVSADENEASVAVVEHELAPHSLAAPLHRHSREDEVSYVLDGEMTVLADDEISTVPAGEFVVKDRDIWHTFWNAGDDPLQLLEIIVPGEFSGLFEEVAELFPLDPTDEEKMAGYQAINERYGFEVDFESIPRLCEEHGLQM; from the coding sequence ATGAGTTCACAAGCCACACCCCCGGCGAAATACGACGTCAAACTAGGTCAACTCGGAGCGAAACTCGCAGTCTCAGCGGACGAAAACGAAGCCAGTGTGGCAGTGGTGGAACACGAGCTCGCACCCCACTCGCTCGCCGCGCCGCTGCACCGCCATAGCCGTGAAGACGAGGTCTCCTACGTGCTGGACGGCGAGATGACTGTTCTCGCCGACGACGAAATCTCAACGGTCCCAGCGGGGGAGTTCGTCGTGAAAGACCGGGACATCTGGCACACCTTCTGGAACGCCGGTGACGACCCGCTCCAGCTCCTCGAGATCATCGTGCCGGGCGAGTTCTCGGGGCTCTTCGAGGAAGTTGCCGAACTGTTCCCGCTGGATCCAACTGACGAGGAAAAAATGGCCGGGTATCAGGCAATCAACGAGCGCTACGGGTTCGAGGTTGACTTCGAGAGTATTCCACGACTGTGTGAAGAACACGGACTCCAGATGTAG
- the icd gene encoding isocitrate dehydrogenase (NADP(+)), giving the protein MTYEQVEVPDEGEAIEVVDAKNDELDVPDTPVIPILYGDGIGTDVGPAAQKVLEAAANATGRDVSWMQVYAGESARERYDENLPEDTVEAIKEFRVAIKGPLTTPVGAGFRSLNVALRKTLDTYANVRPTYHLEGVPSPVSEPQQMDMVTFRENTEDVYAGIEWEAGTDEVQQVKEFVEEEMGFDDTIHDGPVGIGVKPITEFGTKRLVRKAIDYALERGRDTVTLVHKGNIMKFTEGAFRDWGYEVAEEEYGEEVITEDTLWEERDGQPPEDAVVVNDRIADNMLQQILTRTEQYDVLAMPNLNGDYLSDACGAQIGGLGIAPGANFGDGLCLAEPVHGSAPKYAGQDKVNPTAMILSGVLMFEYIGWDDAAQLVRDACEATISSKQVTYDLHRQIEGGEKLATSEYADAVVENIEQLA; this is encoded by the coding sequence ATGACATACGAACAGGTCGAGGTTCCCGACGAGGGGGAAGCGATCGAGGTCGTAGACGCCAAGAACGACGAACTCGACGTACCCGACACGCCGGTCATCCCGATCCTCTACGGTGACGGCATCGGCACCGACGTCGGCCCGGCGGCACAGAAGGTCCTGGAGGCGGCGGCGAACGCCACCGGCCGGGACGTCAGCTGGATGCAGGTTTACGCCGGCGAGAGCGCCCGCGAACGGTACGACGAGAACCTCCCGGAGGACACGGTCGAAGCGATCAAGGAGTTCCGGGTCGCGATCAAGGGACCGCTGACGACCCCGGTGGGTGCGGGATTCCGGTCGCTGAACGTCGCGCTCCGGAAGACTCTGGACACATACGCCAACGTCCGGCCGACCTACCACCTGGAGGGCGTCCCGTCGCCCGTCTCCGAGCCTCAGCAGATGGACATGGTGACCTTCCGGGAGAACACCGAGGACGTCTACGCCGGCATCGAGTGGGAGGCCGGCACCGACGAGGTCCAGCAGGTCAAGGAGTTCGTCGAGGAGGAGATGGGCTTCGACGACACCATCCACGACGGCCCGGTCGGGATCGGCGTCAAGCCGATCACCGAGTTCGGCACCAAGCGGCTGGTCCGGAAGGCCATCGACTACGCGCTGGAACGCGGCCGGGACACGGTCACCCTGGTCCACAAGGGCAACATCATGAAGTTCACCGAGGGCGCCTTCCGGGACTGGGGCTACGAGGTCGCCGAAGAGGAGTACGGCGAGGAGGTCATCACCGAGGACACCCTCTGGGAGGAGCGCGACGGGCAGCCTCCCGAGGACGCCGTCGTCGTCAACGACCGCATCGCGGACAACATGCTCCAGCAGATCCTCACCCGGACCGAACAGTACGACGTCCTCGCGATGCCGAACCTCAACGGCGACTACCTCTCCGACGCCTGTGGCGCCCAGATCGGCGGGCTCGGCATCGCGCCGGGCGCGAACTTCGGCGACGGGCTCTGCCTGGCCGAGCCGGTCCACGGCTCCGCCCCGAAGTACGCCGGCCAGGACAAGGTCAACCCCACCGCGATGATCCTCTCGGGCGTGCTCATGTTCGAGTACATCGGCTGGGACGACGCCGCACAGCTCGTCCGCGACGCCTGCGAGGCGACCATCTCCTCGAAGCAGGTCACCTACGACCTCCACCGCCAGATCGAGGGCGGGGAGAAGCTCGCCACCTCCGAGTACGCCGACGCCGTCGTCGAGAATATCGAGCAGCTGGCGTAA
- a CDS encoding isoaspartyl peptidase/L-asparaginase, whose product MELLVHGGAGSEPEEPDRRWRDLRRAVRRGRKRDRPLTAVRAAVRHLESAPRFNAGVGGAVQSDGTVRTDAGIMGSDGVCGAACAMPGVEHAVEVARVVAEETPHVCVAGERAVALAGAFDVGTDRDLWTERTRERWREADVPAPAGGDGGSVRDQLAAVRDRFGGTDTVGAVATDGDRLAAATSTGGRWFALAGRVGDVPQVGAGFYATAQAAASATGEGEAIARFGLARRAVAAVADGDDPGTAADRVVRGFAAETGGRAGVIVADRSGRTGHAHNAEAMGTAGTGPG is encoded by the coding sequence ATGGAGCTACTCGTCCACGGCGGCGCCGGGAGCGAACCCGAGGAGCCCGACCGACGCTGGCGGGACCTGCGGCGGGCCGTCCGGCGCGGACGGAAGCGGGACCGCCCGCTGACGGCGGTTCGGGCCGCCGTCCGCCACCTGGAGTCCGCGCCGCGGTTCAACGCCGGCGTCGGGGGCGCCGTCCAGAGCGACGGCACCGTCCGGACGGACGCGGGTATTATGGGCAGCGACGGGGTCTGTGGCGCGGCCTGCGCGATGCCCGGGGTCGAGCACGCCGTCGAGGTCGCCCGGGTCGTCGCAGAGGAGACCCCGCACGTCTGTGTCGCCGGCGAGCGGGCGGTCGCGCTCGCGGGGGCGTTCGACGTCGGGACCGACCGGGACCTGTGGACCGAGCGCACCCGCGAGCGGTGGCGGGAGGCCGACGTCCCTGCGCCGGCGGGCGGGGACGGCGGAAGCGTCCGGGACCAGCTGGCGGCCGTCCGCGACCGGTTCGGCGGGACGGACACGGTGGGTGCGGTGGCGACCGACGGTGACCGGCTGGCCGCGGCCACCTCGACCGGCGGGCGGTGGTTCGCGCTCGCCGGCCGGGTCGGGGACGTCCCGCAGGTCGGCGCCGGCTTCTACGCGACGGCGCAGGCGGCCGCGAGCGCCACCGGTGAGGGCGAGGCCATCGCCCGCTTCGGCCTGGCGCGGCGGGCCGTGGCGGCGGTCGCCGACGGCGACGACCCCGGCACCGCCGCCGACCGCGTCGTCCGGGGCTTTGCGGCCGAGACCGGCGGCCGCGCGGGCGTCATCGTCGCCGACCGCTCGGGCCGGACCGGCCACGCTCACAACGCCGAGGCGATGGGAACGGCGGGAACCGGGCCGGGGTAG
- a CDS encoding AI-2E family transporter, protein MQALDDVDPGRVGLAGFGLLLALVVVFVVYSFLGVFVLGIFLYYATRPFHRRFDAYLPGSVAAALSLLVLAVPVVVLVAYTATVGYSELAALAETTGVDALNGVVPSANVTAAVQDPGSLLTDRDPGRLADIARAALGYLALVFSSVFDIVVAFTIAFYLLRDGGRLRGLLENYLDRHSDALDGAGLDDYFDAIDADLETVFFGNILNALLIAVIGALSYSALNVFAPAAFDIPYPVLVGILAGAASLVPVVGMKIVYVPVVAYLGSRAALTGGGWNFVVAFALVSVVVVDTVPDLALRPWVSGGDLHLGTVMFAYIFGPLVFGWYGLFLGPLVLVLVVHFYDVVLDIGAEADTRDDTGAGDGTDEDASGVDEGGGTTEPAASGDTADGS, encoded by the coding sequence ATGCAGGCGCTGGACGACGTCGACCCCGGGCGGGTCGGGCTGGCGGGCTTCGGGCTCCTGCTCGCGCTGGTGGTCGTCTTCGTCGTCTACTCGTTTCTCGGCGTGTTCGTCCTCGGGATCTTCCTCTACTACGCGACCAGGCCGTTTCACCGGCGGTTCGACGCCTACCTGCCGGGGTCGGTCGCCGCGGCACTCTCGCTGCTCGTCCTGGCGGTCCCGGTCGTCGTGCTCGTCGCCTACACCGCCACCGTCGGCTACAGCGAACTCGCAGCGCTCGCGGAGACGACCGGCGTCGACGCGCTGAACGGCGTGGTCCCGTCGGCCAACGTGACCGCGGCCGTCCAGGACCCCGGGTCGCTCTTGACCGACCGGGACCCCGGCCGGCTCGCCGACATCGCCCGGGCCGCGCTCGGCTACCTCGCGCTCGTGTTCTCGTCGGTGTTCGACATCGTCGTCGCCTTCACCATCGCCTTCTATCTCCTGCGGGACGGCGGCCGGCTCCGGGGGCTGCTCGAGAACTACCTCGACCGGCACAGCGACGCCCTCGACGGCGCGGGGCTCGACGACTACTTCGACGCCATCGACGCCGACCTAGAGACGGTCTTTTTCGGCAACATCCTCAACGCCCTCCTGATCGCGGTCATCGGCGCCCTCTCCTACAGCGCGCTCAACGTCTTCGCGCCGGCGGCGTTCGACATCCCCTACCCCGTGCTGGTGGGCATTCTCGCCGGCGCGGCCAGCCTCGTCCCCGTGGTGGGGATGAAGATCGTCTACGTCCCCGTCGTCGCGTACCTGGGTAGCCGGGCGGCGCTGACAGGCGGCGGGTGGAACTTCGTGGTCGCGTTCGCCCTCGTCTCCGTGGTCGTGGTCGACACCGTCCCCGACCTGGCGTTGCGGCCCTGGGTGTCCGGCGGGGACCTGCACCTCGGGACCGTCATGTTCGCGTACATCTTCGGCCCGCTGGTCTTTGGCTGGTACGGCCTCTTTCTCGGGCCGCTCGTGCTCGTGCTCGTCGTTCACTTCTACGACGTCGTGCTGGACATCGGCGCTGAAGCCGACACCCGTGACGACACTGGCGCCGGTGACGGCACCGACGAGGACGCGAGCGGAGTAGATGAGGGGGGCGGAACAACCGAACCGGCAGCCTCCGGTGATACGGCCGACGGCAGCTGA
- a CDS encoding universal stress protein, protein MYERILLATDGSDHTRRAAEYVRTLADRFDADVHVLAVADVGSVSVAFDTGGIEQEVIERLQRQCEEWAEETGEFVDAAETAVRSGKPRQEILDYAAEHGVDLLAMGTHGRTGIRRYVIGSVTEHVLRRAEAPVLTARADEEANGGEIDRVLVPTDGSGAAEAAVDHAVAVADACGAAVRVLSVVDTRALAAQSELAPSDAVIESLEERSEHAVNEVAERCEEAGLSVETVVARGAPSRAICEDADESGADLVVMGTHGRSGLDRVLLGSVAERTVRHAPVPVMAVRGEDSGGE, encoded by the coding sequence ATGTACGAACGGATACTGCTCGCGACGGACGGCAGCGACCACACCAGACGGGCGGCCGAGTACGTGCGGACGCTTGCCGACCGGTTCGACGCCGACGTCCACGTCCTCGCGGTGGCCGACGTCGGCAGCGTCTCCGTCGCCTTCGACACCGGCGGTATCGAGCAGGAGGTCATCGAGCGCCTCCAGCGCCAGTGCGAGGAGTGGGCCGAGGAGACCGGCGAGTTCGTCGACGCCGCGGAGACGGCGGTCCGCAGCGGCAAGCCCCGCCAGGAGATCCTCGACTACGCAGCCGAGCACGGCGTCGACCTCCTGGCCATGGGGACCCACGGCCGGACCGGGATCCGCAGGTACGTCATCGGGAGCGTGACCGAGCACGTCCTCCGGCGGGCGGAGGCGCCGGTGCTGACCGCGCGGGCCGACGAGGAGGCAAACGGCGGCGAGATCGACCGGGTGCTGGTTCCGACCGACGGCAGCGGTGCGGCGGAAGCCGCCGTCGACCACGCGGTCGCCGTCGCCGACGCCTGCGGGGCCGCCGTCCGGGTGCTCAGCGTCGTCGACACCCGCGCGCTCGCCGCTCAGTCCGAACTCGCTCCCTCGGATGCGGTGATCGAGAGCCTCGAGGAACGGAGCGAGCACGCCGTCAACGAGGTGGCCGAGCGCTGCGAGGAGGCGGGGCTGTCCGTCGAGACTGTCGTCGCCCGCGGCGCTCCCTCCAGGGCCATCTGCGAGGACGCCGACGAGAGCGGCGCCGACCTGGTCGTTATGGGGACCCACGGACGCAGCGGACTGGACCGCGTGCTGCTCGGAAGCGTCGCCGAACGGACGGTCCGGCACGCGCCCGTTCCCGTGATGGCCGTCCGCGGCGAGGACTCCGGCGGGGAGTAG
- the map gene encoding type II methionyl aminopeptidase, translating to MSEVDLEAEQYEKHREAGEILATVRAEAVERVEVGASHLEVAEHVEDRIRELGGQPAFPVNVSIDEEAAHATPSAGDDSTFGEEMINLDIGVAVDGWLADSAITVDLSGNEDLVEASAEALEAAIDLVEPGVQTGELGAAIEETIDGYGYNPVVNLTGHGLGHWEQHTEPNIPNRAVSQGVELSVGDVVAIEPFATDGAGKVSEGNEEEIFALEQERSVRNRQARQVLEQITEQFRTLPFATRWVDSSRAEMALRRLKRQDVIHGYPVLKEEEGKLVSQKEHTVIVTEDGCEVTTR from the coding sequence ATGAGCGAGGTAGACCTGGAGGCCGAGCAGTACGAGAAACACCGCGAGGCCGGCGAGATACTCGCGACCGTCCGCGCGGAGGCCGTCGAGCGCGTCGAGGTCGGCGCCAGTCACCTCGAGGTCGCCGAGCACGTCGAGGACCGCATCCGCGAGCTCGGCGGCCAGCCCGCCTTCCCCGTCAACGTCAGCATCGACGAGGAGGCAGCCCACGCCACGCCCTCGGCAGGCGACGACAGCACCTTCGGCGAGGAGATGATAAACCTCGACATCGGCGTGGCCGTCGACGGCTGGCTGGCCGACTCCGCCATCACCGTCGACCTCTCCGGGAACGAGGACCTGGTCGAGGCCTCCGCCGAGGCCCTGGAGGCGGCCATCGACCTCGTCGAACCCGGCGTCCAGACCGGCGAACTCGGCGCCGCCATCGAGGAGACCATCGACGGCTACGGCTACAACCCCGTGGTCAACCTCACCGGCCACGGGCTGGGCCACTGGGAGCAACACACCGAACCCAACATCCCCAACCGCGCGGTCTCGCAGGGCGTCGAACTCTCGGTCGGGGACGTGGTCGCCATCGAGCCCTTCGCTACCGACGGCGCCGGCAAGGTCAGCGAGGGCAACGAGGAGGAGATCTTCGCGCTGGAACAGGAGCGGTCGGTCCGGAACCGGCAGGCCCGGCAGGTGCTCGAACAGATCACCGAACAGTTCCGGACACTGCCCTTCGCCACGCGGTGGGTCGACTCCTCGCGGGCGGAGATGGCCCTGCGCCGGCTCAAACGCCAGGACGTCATCCACGGCTATCCCGTCCTCAAGGAGGAGGAGGGGAAGCTGGTCAGCCAGAAAGAACACACCGTCATCGTCACCGAGGACGGCTGTGAAGTGACGACCCGGTGA